In Cyanobacterium sp. T60_A2020_053, the following are encoded in one genomic region:
- a CDS encoding response regulator yields MAKVLIVDDSSTERKILVSYLEEIGVSIATAESGEEGITKIAEFKPDLVILDVVLPGKSGFEVCREIKANTATNTIPVIICSTKGSEMDKFWGMKQGADAYLPKPVDKQELFNTVKKLTA; encoded by the coding sequence ATGGCAAAAGTATTAATTGTTGACGATTCGTCCACAGAAAGAAAAATTCTAGTTAGTTATTTAGAAGAAATTGGCGTTTCCATAGCTACCGCCGAAAGTGGTGAAGAAGGTATCACAAAAATAGCTGAATTTAAACCCGACTTAGTCATTTTGGATGTAGTTTTACCCGGTAAAAGTGGCTTTGAAGTCTGTAGAGAAATTAAAGCTAATACCGCCACTAACACTATTCCCGTAATTATCTGCTCCACCAAAGGCAGTGAAATGGATAAATTTTGGGGCATGAAGCAAGGTGCTGATGCCTACTTACCCAAACCCGTTGATAAACAAGAATTATTTAACACCGTTAAAAAATTAACCGCCTAA